From the genome of Triticum aestivum cultivar Chinese Spring chromosome 3B, IWGSC CS RefSeq v2.1, whole genome shotgun sequence, one region includes:
- the LOC123070363 gene encoding KRR1 small subunit processome component homolog, which produces MASADEANAAAEGTEGKNWQRKGKHKKEKPWDDDPNIDRWTVEKFDPSWNEGGLLEVSSFSTLFPQYREKYLQETWPIVKGALKEFGVSCELNLVEGSMTVSTTRKTRDPYIILKARDLIKLLSRSVPAPQAIKVLNDEMNCDIVKIGSIIRNKERFVKRRERLLGPNLSTLKAIEILTGCYILVQGNTVAAMGSFKGLKQVRRIVEDCIKNIKHPVYHIKELLIKRELAKNPALATESWDRFLPSFKKKNVKQKKPNTKEKKQYTPFPPPQQPSKIDLELESGEYFMSDKKKSAKKWQEKLDKQSEKSEEKKRKREAAFVPPKENTAGLSESVKSTNDNEIADITKSLKKKAKKFRNSEAEENVKIESYVASNGESHSKKKRKSSSK; this is translated from the exons ATGGCGTCGGCGGACGAAGCGAATGCGGCGGCCGAAGGTACGGAGGGGAAGAACTGGCAGCGGAAGGGGAAGCACAAGAAGGAGAAGCCGTGGGACGATGACCCCAACATCGACCGCTGGACGGTGGAGAAGTTCGACCCCTCCTGGAACGAGGGCGGCCTGCTGGAAGTCAGCTCCTTCTCCACCCTCTTCCCCCAATACCGAG AGAAGTATCTACAGGAGACATGGCCGATCGTCAAGGGCGCACTGAAGGAGTTTGGAGTCTCATGCGAGCTCAATTTG GTGGAGGGATCCATGACGGTTTCCACCACCAGGAAGACCAGGGACCCCTACATTATTCTTAAGGCCAGGGACCTGATAAAGCTCTTGTCGCGAAGTGTCCCTGCACCCCAA GCAATTAAAGTGCTCAATGATGAGATGAACTGTGATATTGTCAAGATTGGTAGCATCATAAGAAACAAG GAAAGATTTGTCAAAAGGAGAGAACGCCTTTTGGGCCCTAACCTGTCCACCCTTAAG GCTATAGAGATTTTGACTGGCTGCTACATCTTAGTACAG GGAAATACTGTGGCTGCCATGGGTTCCTTTAAGGGACTGAAACAAGTCCGGAGGATTGTAGAGGATTGCATAAAGAACATAAAGCATCCAGTGTACCACATTAAG GAACTCCTTATTAAACGTGAGCTGGCTAAAAATCCTGCCCTAGCCACTGAAAGTTGGGACAGGTTTCTACCGAGCTTTAAGAA AAAGAATGTCAAGCAAAAGAAGCCCAATACTAAGGAGAAAAAACAATACACACCCTTTCCGCCGCCTCAGCAGCCTAGCAAG ATTGATCTTGAACTGGAGAGTGGTGAGTATTTCATGAGTGACAAGAAGAAGTCAGCTAAGAAATGGCAAGAGAAGCTAGATAAGCAATCAGAGAAatcagaagaaaagaaaagaaagagagaagCTGCATTTGTTCCACCGAAG GAGAACACTGCTGGTCTATCTGAATCTGTCAAAAGTACCAATGACAACGAGATTGCTGATATCACAAAATCCTTAAAG AAAAAGGCAAAGAAATTCAGAAATAGTGAAGCCGAGGAAAATGTGAAAATCGAGTCATATGTTGCGAGCAACGGAGAATCACACTCCAAAAAGAAGCGCAAATCGTCATCCAAGTAA